A DNA window from Paralichthys olivaceus isolate ysfri-2021 chromosome 11, ASM2471397v2, whole genome shotgun sequence contains the following coding sequences:
- the mab21l1 gene encoding putative nucleotidyltransferase MAB21L1 has translation MIAAQAKLVYHLNKYYNEKCQSRKAAISKTIREVCKVVSDVLKEVEVQEPRFISSLSEMDNRFEGLEVISPTEFEVVLYLNQMGVFNFVDDGSLPGCAVLKLSDGRKRSMSLWVEFITASGYLSARKIRSRFQTLVAQAVDKCSYRDVVKMVADTSEVKLRIRDRYVVQITPAFKCTGIWPRSAAHWPLPHIPWPGPNRVAEVKAEGFNLLSKECYSLNGKQSSAESDAWVLQFAEAENRLLLGGCRKKCLSVLKALRDRHLELPGQPLNNYHMKSLVSYECEKHPRESDWDENCLGDRLNGILLQLISCLQCRRCPHYFLPNLDLFQGKPHSALENAAKQTWRLAREILTNPKSLEKL, from the coding sequence ATGATAGCCGCCCAGGCAAAGTTGGTGTACCACCTAAATAAATACTACAACGAGAAATGCCAGTCTCGAAAAGCAGCCATCTCCAAGACCATCCGGGAGGTGTGCAAGGTGGTCTCGGATGTCctgaaggaggtggaggtgcaggagcCCCGCTTCATCAGCTCCCTCAGCGAGATGGATAATCGTTTCGAGGGACTGGAGGTCATTTCACCCACCGAGTTCGAGGTGGTGCTCTATCTGAATCAGATGGGAGTATTCAACTTTGTCGACGACGGCTCTCTCCCGGGCTGCGCCGTGCTCAAGCTCAGCGACGGCCGCAAGAGGAGCATGTCTCTCTGGGTTGAATTCATTACCGCCTCCGGTTACCTCTCGGCGCGCAAGATCCGGTCGAGATTTCAGACGCTGGTGGCGCAGGCGGTGGATAAATGCAGCTACAGAGATGTGGTCAAAATGGTCGCTGACACAAGTGAGGTGAAGTTGCGCATTCGGGACAGATACGTGGTGCAAATCACGCCGGCGTTCAAGTGCACTGGGATCTGGCCTCGGAGCGCGGCGCACTGGCCTCTCCCGCACATCCCGTGGCCGGGGCCGAACCGGGTGGCAGAAGTCAAAGCGGAGGGATTCAATCTTTTATCCAAAGAGTGCTACTCGCTGAACGGCAAGCAGAGCTCGGCGGAGAGCGACGCGTGGGTCTTGCAATTCGCCGAGGCCGAGAACCGGCTCCTGCTGGGTGGATGCAGGAAGAAATGCTTGTCGGTGCTCAAAGCCTTGCGCGACCGTCACCTGGAACTGCCCGGACAGCCCCTGAACAACTACCACATGAAAAGTTTGGTTTCCTACGAGTGTGAGAAGCATCCCCGGGAGTCGGACTGGGACGAGAACTGCCTAGGTGACCGCCTGAACGGGATACTATTGCAGCTTATTTCGTGTTTGCAGTGCCGAAGGTGCCCGCATTATTTCCTGCCCAATTTAGACCTGTTCCAAGGAAAGCCCCACTCTGCGCTAGAGAACGCAGCGAAACAGACTTGGCGACTGGCGAGAGAAATACTGACCAACCCCAAAAGCTTGGAGAAACTCTGA